A genomic segment from Brevundimonas mediterranea encodes:
- a CDS encoding CvpA family protein, translated as MTGYDVFAIVVILFSAAAGWVRGGVREIITLLSALLAALVALVTLPWTAILGRALVNPDWAGTVLAAVVAFFIVYFGVRLFGSFLSKRAQAHPQLGGIDRFIGVFVGAGRALVLLGAVHLVIVAAMPGERTPRWLSEAALYKVSAVGARAIQIILPGIGRGADAITPVVDSSVRKGFSNDEALPRTQSETNSPREAAP; from the coding sequence GTGACCGGTTACGACGTCTTCGCCATCGTGGTGATCCTGTTCTCCGCCGCCGCCGGCTGGGTGCGCGGCGGGGTGCGCGAGATCATCACCCTGCTCAGCGCCCTGCTGGCCGCGCTGGTGGCGCTGGTGACCCTGCCGTGGACGGCGATCCTGGGGCGCGCCCTGGTCAATCCTGACTGGGCGGGGACCGTACTGGCGGCGGTGGTCGCCTTCTTCATCGTCTATTTCGGCGTCCGGCTGTTCGGCTCCTTCCTGTCGAAGCGGGCGCAGGCGCATCCGCAGCTGGGCGGGATCGACCGGTTCATCGGCGTCTTTGTCGGCGCGGGCCGGGCCCTGGTGCTGCTGGGGGCCGTCCATCTGGTCATCGTCGCGGCCATGCCGGGCGAACGGACGCCGCGCTGGCTCAGCGAGGCGGCCCTCTACAAGGTCAGCGCCGTAGGCGCCCGCGCCATCCAGATCATCCTGCCCGGCATCGGGCGGGGCGCCGATGCGATCACGCCCGTGGTCGATTCATCCGTGCGCAAAGGGTTTTCGAACGACGAAGCCTTGCCTCGGACGCAATCCGAGACTAACTCGCCGCGCGAAGCCGCCCCTTAA
- the purF gene encoding amidophosphoribosyltransferase: MRHHIADPVVHREHWREPEDDQLRLECGVCGVWGADEDEGSAIVALGLHALQHRGQEACGIASVKDERFHTERHQGLVGEAFGGADLMTRMPGRAAVGHTRYSTAGGSFLRNIQPMFADLDQGGIAIAHNGNLTNFKFLHGQLVSEGAIFQSTSDSEVILHLIARSRKAKIVDRFIDALARIEGGYALVAQTRHKMIGARDPLGIRPLVLGQVGEAWVLASETCALDMMGATFVRDVEHGEVVVIDENGLESIKPFPARAARPCLFEYVYFSRPDSVVNGCSVYEVRKEMGRGLAREWGVEADIVVPVPDSGVPAALGYAQESGIPYEMGIIRSHYLGRTFIQPSQGARQKGVRMKHSPNKSALEGKRVVLIDDSIVRGTTSVKLVRAVRAAGAKEVHLRSASPQILFPDFYGIDMPERAQLLAANKTLEEMRELLEVDSLGFLSIDGLYRAMGETGRNNARPQYTDHYFTGDYPTRLLDREIEEGGREVSARQLSLLVSA; encoded by the coding sequence ATGCGCCACCATATCGCCGATCCTGTCGTCCACCGCGAGCACTGGCGCGAGCCGGAGGACGACCAGCTGCGGCTGGAGTGCGGCGTCTGCGGCGTCTGGGGGGCGGACGAGGACGAAGGCTCGGCCATCGTCGCCCTGGGCCTCCACGCCCTGCAGCATCGCGGCCAGGAAGCCTGCGGCATCGCCAGCGTCAAGGACGAGCGTTTCCACACCGAACGCCACCAGGGCCTGGTGGGCGAGGCCTTCGGCGGCGCCGACCTGATGACCCGCATGCCCGGCCGCGCGGCCGTGGGCCACACCCGCTATTCGACCGCCGGCGGCAGCTTCCTGCGCAATATCCAGCCGATGTTCGCCGACCTGGACCAGGGCGGCATCGCCATCGCCCACAACGGCAATCTGACCAACTTCAAATTCCTGCACGGCCAGCTGGTCAGCGAAGGCGCCATCTTCCAGTCGACGTCGGACTCGGAAGTCATTCTTCACCTGATCGCCCGCAGCCGTAAGGCCAAGATCGTCGACCGGTTCATCGACGCCCTGGCGCGGATCGAGGGCGGCTACGCCCTGGTCGCCCAGACCCGTCACAAGATGATCGGCGCCCGCGACCCGCTGGGCATCCGCCCGCTGGTGCTGGGCCAGGTCGGCGAGGCCTGGGTGCTGGCGTCCGAGACCTGCGCCCTGGACATGATGGGCGCCACCTTCGTGCGCGACGTCGAACACGGCGAGGTCGTGGTCATCGACGAGAACGGCCTGGAATCGATCAAGCCCTTCCCGGCCCGCGCCGCCCGTCCCTGCCTGTTCGAATACGTCTATTTCTCGCGCCCGGATTCGGTCGTGAACGGCTGCTCGGTCTATGAGGTCCGCAAGGAGATGGGCCGGGGCCTGGCCCGCGAATGGGGTGTCGAGGCCGACATCGTGGTGCCGGTGCCCGACTCCGGCGTGCCGGCGGCCCTGGGCTATGCCCAGGAGAGCGGCATCCCCTACGAGATGGGCATCATCCGCAGCCACTATCTGGGCCGCACCTTCATCCAGCCCAGTCAGGGCGCCCGGCAGAAGGGCGTGCGCATGAAGCACAGCCCCAACAAGTCGGCGCTGGAAGGCAAGCGGGTCGTGCTGATCGACGATTCCATCGTGCGCGGCACCACCTCGGTCAAACTGGTCCGCGCCGTTCGCGCCGCCGGCGCCAAGGAAGTCCACCTGCGCTCGGCCAGCCCGCAGATCCTGTTCCCCGACTTCTACGGCATCGACATGCCGGAACGGGCGCAACTGCTGGCGGCCAACAAGACGCTGGAAGAAATGCGCGAACTGCTGGAGGTCGATTCGCTGGGCTTCCTGTCGATCGACGGCCTGTACCGCGCCATGGGCGAGACGGGCCGCAACAACGCCCGTCCCCAGTACACCGACCACTATTTCACCGGCGACTACCCCACCCGCCTGCTGGATCGCGAGATCGAGGAAGGCGGCCGGGAGGTTTCGGCGCGGCAACTTTCCCTGCTGGTCAGCGCCTGA
- a CDS encoding TonB-dependent receptor plug domain-containing protein gives MKLNSGRSVLLAFVSTSALMSAPLAFAQEATPAEDAADIGEIVVTGTRAIGRTRLDTIAPVDVITGETLTRSGTGTETAAALAAAAPSINFPRPAISDGSDHVRPATLRGLAPDQTLVLINGQRGHVGALVNVNGALGRGSTAFDLNTIPSVALGSVEVLRDGASAQYGSDAIAGVINLRLRQARDGGGLTLNHGRYDTEYDTARGSHEATDGEQTSLAGWIGLPLGEDGFVTVSGELQKRDPTNRSDYAAPSAVVGNTSTNTVLGRFGDPAVESQSLWFNAGKPINADWETYAFGGIQHKESESGATARAYNNANNVLAIYPNGFLPLINTQIVDYNLYGGVKGEAAGIDWDVSVGYGRNVLDYRVTNSLNASYGAASQQEFEAGGLKYDQLTLGVDGVRPLEFGLIEPVNLAFGVEYRTERFEVYAGEPASYNRGPSAGGGGAQGFPGFSPANAADEDRNNWSAYVDLEGKLTQGLTVGVAGRYEDYSDFGDQFTGKVSARYDFSPAFALRGAVSTGFHAPALQQQYFSYTATNLVTQLIGGLPVTSLIQAGTFRVDDPVALALGSKPLEPETSVNYSVGAVFRSGGFELTIDAYQIELEDRIIYSESLGTTRPSQSAATTTAVQTLLAPFGVSAARFFLNGVDTTTKGIDVVGRYRLPTDTLGRFDFTLAGNYNETTVDKTPETPSIGIPTSDFFLFDRSNILAFEEGTPKTKVVGGIDWSLGGFGVSAKATYYASVLVANNAASLDYETGDKTLIDLEGRYQFPYGVGLAVGVNNLFDEYPEYTPAALNGATGSVGFPSYSPFGFNGRFLYARLSYSF, from the coding sequence ATGAAGCTGAATTCCGGTCGTTCCGTCTTGTTGGCCTTTGTCTCCACCAGCGCGCTGATGTCCGCGCCGCTCGCCTTCGCCCAGGAGGCGACACCGGCGGAGGACGCCGCCGACATCGGCGAGATCGTGGTGACCGGCACCCGCGCCATTGGTCGAACCCGCCTGGACACGATCGCTCCCGTGGACGTGATCACCGGCGAGACCCTGACCCGCAGCGGGACGGGTACGGAGACCGCCGCCGCCCTGGCCGCCGCCGCTCCGTCGATCAACTTCCCCCGCCCCGCCATCTCGGACGGTTCCGACCACGTCCGCCCGGCGACCCTGCGCGGTCTGGCCCCTGACCAGACCCTGGTGCTGATCAACGGACAGCGGGGCCACGTCGGCGCCTTGGTCAATGTGAACGGCGCCCTGGGACGCGGATCCACGGCCTTCGATCTGAACACCATTCCCTCGGTCGCCCTGGGCTCCGTCGAGGTGCTGCGCGACGGCGCCTCGGCCCAGTACGGCTCCGACGCCATCGCCGGCGTGATCAACCTGCGTCTGCGCCAGGCCCGCGACGGCGGCGGCCTGACGCTGAACCATGGGCGTTACGACACCGAATACGACACCGCGCGCGGATCGCACGAGGCCACGGACGGCGAACAGACGTCCCTGGCCGGCTGGATCGGCCTGCCGTTGGGCGAGGACGGGTTCGTCACCGTATCGGGCGAACTGCAGAAACGCGATCCGACCAACCGTTCGGACTACGCCGCGCCATCGGCCGTGGTCGGCAATACGTCCACGAACACGGTCCTGGGCCGGTTCGGCGATCCGGCGGTGGAATCCCAGTCGCTGTGGTTCAACGCCGGCAAGCCGATCAACGCCGACTGGGAGACCTATGCCTTCGGCGGCATCCAGCACAAGGAAAGCGAATCCGGCGCGACCGCCCGCGCCTACAACAACGCCAACAATGTCCTGGCCATCTATCCCAACGGCTTCCTGCCGCTGATCAACACCCAGATCGTCGACTACAACCTGTACGGCGGGGTCAAGGGCGAGGCGGCCGGGATCGATTGGGACGTCTCGGTCGGCTACGGGCGAAATGTGCTGGACTATCGCGTCACCAACTCGCTGAACGCTTCGTATGGCGCGGCGTCGCAGCAGGAGTTCGAGGCCGGGGGGCTGAAGTACGACCAACTGACGCTGGGCGTCGATGGCGTCAGGCCGCTGGAGTTCGGGCTGATCGAACCGGTCAATCTGGCCTTCGGGGTCGAATACCGGACCGAGCGTTTCGAGGTCTATGCCGGTGAGCCCGCCTCCTACAATCGCGGACCCAGCGCCGGCGGCGGCGGAGCCCAGGGCTTCCCCGGCTTCTCGCCGGCCAATGCGGCGGACGAGGACCGCAACAACTGGAGCGCCTATGTCGATCTGGAAGGCAAGCTGACCCAGGGGCTGACGGTCGGCGTGGCCGGCCGTTACGAAGACTATTCCGATTTCGGCGACCAGTTCACCGGCAAGGTCTCGGCGCGCTACGACTTCTCGCCGGCCTTCGCCCTGCGCGGCGCGGTCTCCACCGGCTTCCACGCCCCGGCCCTGCAGCAGCAGTATTTCAGCTATACCGCCACCAATCTGGTGACCCAGTTGATCGGCGGCCTGCCCGTGACCAGCCTGATCCAGGCCGGCACCTTCCGCGTGGACGACCCCGTAGCCCTGGCCCTCGGCTCCAAGCCGCTCGAGCCCGAGACCTCGGTCAACTATTCGGTGGGGGCGGTGTTCCGGTCCGGCGGATTCGAACTGACCATCGACGCCTATCAGATCGAGCTTGAAGACCGGATCATCTATTCCGAGAGCCTGGGGACGACGCGCCCCAGCCAGTCGGCTGCGACCACCACGGCGGTCCAGACCCTGCTGGCGCCCTTCGGCGTCAGCGCCGCCCGCTTCTTCCTGAACGGCGTCGACACGACGACCAAGGGAATCGACGTGGTCGGTCGGTATCGCCTGCCGACAGACACGCTCGGCCGGTTCGATTTCACCCTGGCCGGAAACTACAACGAGACGACGGTGGACAAGACGCCGGAGACGCCCTCCATCGGCATTCCGACGTCGGATTTCTTCCTGTTCGACCGGTCCAACATCCTGGCGTTCGAGGAGGGCACGCCCAAGACCAAGGTGGTCGGCGGGATCGACTGGAGCCTGGGCGGTTTCGGCGTGTCGGCCAAGGCGACCTATTACGCCAGTGTCCTGGTCGCCAACAACGCCGCCAGCCTGGACTATGAGACCGGCGACAAGACCCTGATCGACCTGGAAGGCCGCTATCAGTTCCCATACGGGGTCGGTCTGGCGGTGGGGGTGAACAACCTGTTCGACGAGTATCCGGAATATACGCCGGCGGCCCTGAACGGGGCGACCGGGTCGGTGGGCTTCCCCAGCTATTCGCCGTTCGGCTTCAACGGTCGGTTCCTGTACGCGCGGCTCAGCTACAGCTTCTGA
- a CDS encoding Yip1 family protein, which yields MTEPSTPSTQPAVDPALIARVKGIILQPKTEWARIDGEFATTRSLFTRYAMILAAIGPICSLIGGQLLPLFGTPMSILGALLVAVVSYGLSLVAVYLLGLIINALAPSFGGASDSVQAMKVAVYSYTAMWLVGVFGLIPMLGVLAILGLYSFYLLYLGLPMLMKVPADKAVGYFIVTVILGLVMTFIINAIVGMIGASFLVAGAGMAAITGGY from the coding sequence ATGACCGAACCCTCCACCCCGTCGACGCAACCCGCCGTCGATCCGGCCCTGATCGCCCGGGTCAAGGGCATCATCCTGCAGCCGAAGACCGAATGGGCGCGCATCGACGGCGAGTTCGCCACGACCCGCAGCCTGTTCACCCGCTACGCCATGATCCTGGCCGCCATCGGCCCGATCTGCAGCCTGATCGGCGGCCAGCTTCTGCCCCTGTTCGGCACGCCCATGTCGATCCTCGGCGCGCTTCTGGTCGCGGTGGTCAGCTATGGGCTGTCCCTGGTCGCCGTCTATCTGCTGGGCCTGATCATCAACGCCCTGGCCCCCAGTTTCGGCGGGGCCAGCGATTCGGTCCAGGCGATGAAGGTGGCGGTCTATTCCTATACGGCCATGTGGCTGGTCGGGGTCTTCGGCCTGATCCCGATGCTGGGCGTCCTGGCCATCCTCGGCCTGTACAGCTTCTATCTGCTGTACCTGGGTCTGCCGATGCTGATGAAGGTCCCGGCGGACAAGGCTGTCGGCTATTTCATCGTCACGGTGATCCTGGGCCTGGTCATGACCTTCATCATCAACGCCATCGTCGGCATGATCGGCGCCAGTTTCTTGGTCGCCGGCGCCGGCATGGCGGCCATCACCGGCGGTTATTGA
- the radA gene encoding DNA repair protein RadA produces MARDSALYVCQSCGSVHGKWSGQCASCGQWNTLTEESRSAPPGAIKPSAAASARGRGLQFETLQSDTPEPPRITTGVAEFDRVCGGGVVPGSAILLSGDPGVGKSTLLLEVAAKAALRGARIAYISGEEAVEQIRARAKRMGLEQAPVNLAAATALRDILGTLKREQFDIVIVDSIQTLWSDVHESGPGSITQVRACAGEMVRLAKTQGVAVVLVGHVTKDGQVAGPRVVEHLVDAVMTFEGERGYPFRILRAGKNRFGATDEIGVFEMGDSGLREVANPSALFLGDSKDRAPGAAVFAGIEGSRPVLVEIQALVAPSAYGTPRRAVVGWDSGRLAMLLAVLEARCGLGFGDKDVYLNVAGGLRINEPAADLAAAAALISSALDMPLPQGCVVFGEIGLSGEVRSVGRAEARVREAQKLGFEHVLCPPLAQNGGKTKGVKVTSATRLTDVVERISQNRY; encoded by the coding sequence ATGGCTCGCGATTCCGCCCTCTATGTCTGTCAGTCCTGCGGCTCGGTCCACGGCAAATGGTCGGGGCAATGTGCGTCGTGCGGCCAGTGGAACACCCTGACGGAAGAGAGCCGGTCGGCGCCGCCGGGCGCGATCAAGCCGTCGGCGGCGGCCTCGGCGCGCGGGCGCGGCCTGCAGTTCGAGACGCTTCAGTCCGACACCCCCGAACCGCCCCGCATCACCACGGGCGTGGCCGAGTTCGACCGGGTCTGCGGCGGCGGCGTGGTGCCGGGTTCGGCGATCCTGCTGAGCGGCGATCCGGGGGTGGGCAAGTCGACCCTGTTGCTGGAGGTGGCGGCCAAGGCGGCCCTGAGGGGCGCGCGCATCGCCTATATCTCGGGCGAGGAGGCGGTCGAACAGATCCGGGCGCGGGCCAAGCGGATGGGGCTGGAACAGGCGCCGGTCAATCTGGCGGCGGCGACGGCCCTGCGCGACATCCTGGGCACGCTGAAGCGCGAACAGTTCGACATCGTCATCGTCGATTCGATCCAGACCCTGTGGTCCGACGTCCACGAGAGCGGGCCGGGCTCGATCACCCAGGTCCGGGCCTGCGCCGGCGAGATGGTGCGGCTGGCCAAGACGCAAGGGGTGGCGGTGGTTCTGGTCGGGCATGTCACCAAGGACGGCCAGGTCGCGGGGCCGCGCGTGGTCGAACACCTGGTCGACGCCGTCATGACCTTCGAGGGCGAGCGCGGCTATCCGTTCCGCATCCTGCGCGCCGGCAAGAACCGGTTCGGCGCCACCGACGAGATCGGGGTGTTCGAAATGGGCGACAGCGGCCTGAGGGAAGTCGCCAATCCGTCAGCTCTGTTCCTGGGCGACAGCAAGGACCGGGCGCCCGGCGCGGCGGTCTTCGCGGGGATCGAGGGATCGCGGCCCGTGCTGGTCGAGATTCAGGCCCTGGTGGCCCCGTCCGCCTATGGCACGCCGCGGCGGGCGGTGGTGGGCTGGGACTCCGGTCGCCTGGCCATGCTGCTGGCGGTGCTGGAGGCCCGGTGCGGCCTGGGGTTCGGGGACAAGGACGTCTATCTGAACGTCGCCGGCGGCCTGCGGATCAACGAGCCGGCGGCCGACCTCGCGGCGGCGGCGGCCCTGATCAGCTCGGCCCTGGACATGCCCCTGCCCCAGGGCTGTGTCGTGTTCGGCGAGATCGGCCTGTCAGGCGAGGTCCGCAGCGTCGGCCGGGCCGAGGCGCGGGTTCGGGAGGCCCAGAAACTGGGCTTTGAACATGTGCTCTGCCCGCCCCTGGCCCAGAACGGCGGCAAGACCAAGGGGGTCAAGGTGACGTCGGCGACGCGTTTGACGGATGTGGTCGAACGAATCTCGCAAAACCGCTATTAG
- a CDS encoding replicative DNA helicase, translating to MNAFAPMPFSSSPMDSSGVSSMPHNLEAEQALLGALMFDNGVFERLSDRLRGSHFYEPFHQRLFEAIEDHIRQGMLAEPTILMERFKQDPAFQEFGGLRYFADLVDRAPPAANAPDYARVVYDTALRRDLIRIGGEIIKEAPNPETPADEQIEQAEQTLYSLAETGKPSSGFVSFSHALSGAVQMAAEAYQREGKLAGLATGLNDLDRKLGGLHPSDLLILAGRPSMGKTALATNMAFNVARAYQWEPTPEGRKTVNGGVVAFYSLEMSAEQLAMRILADASGVSSDKLRKGEIDATDFGKLRDAAVEIGESPLYIDATGGLSMSKLAARARRLKRMEHGLDLIIVDYLQLVTTGDSGGQKNRVQEVSEITGGLKALAKELSVPIIALSQLSRQVEQREDKRPQLSDLRESGSIEQDADCVMFVYRESYYLGRAEPREGTEEHLQWQQDMDRLQGQAEVVIGKQRHGPIGIVKLAFDAETVRFGNLAHGYEEVSYE from the coding sequence ATGAACGCGTTCGCCCCCATGCCCTTCTCGTCCTCGCCGATGGACTCCAGCGGCGTCAGCTCGATGCCCCACAATCTGGAGGCGGAACAGGCGCTGCTGGGCGCGCTGATGTTCGACAACGGCGTGTTCGAACGCCTGAGCGACCGTCTGCGGGGCTCGCATTTCTACGAGCCCTTCCACCAGCGGCTGTTCGAGGCGATCGAGGATCATATCCGACAAGGGATGCTGGCCGAACCCACCATTCTGATGGAACGGTTCAAGCAGGATCCGGCCTTCCAGGAGTTCGGCGGCCTGCGCTATTTCGCCGACCTGGTCGACCGGGCGCCGCCGGCGGCCAATGCGCCGGACTATGCGCGGGTGGTCTATGACACGGCCCTGCGCCGCGATCTGATCCGCATCGGCGGGGAGATCATCAAGGAGGCGCCCAACCCGGAGACGCCCGCCGACGAACAGATCGAACAGGCGGAACAGACCCTGTATTCGCTCGCCGAGACCGGCAAGCCGTCGTCCGGTTTCGTCAGCTTTTCCCACGCCCTGTCCGGCGCCGTTCAGATGGCGGCCGAAGCCTATCAGCGCGAAGGCAAGCTGGCCGGGTTGGCGACAGGATTGAACGATCTGGATCGGAAACTGGGCGGGTTGCACCCCTCCGACCTGCTGATCCTCGCCGGCCGTCCGTCGATGGGCAAGACGGCCCTGGCGACCAACATGGCCTTCAATGTGGCGCGCGCCTATCAGTGGGAACCGACGCCGGAGGGCCGCAAGACGGTCAACGGCGGTGTGGTGGCCTTCTATTCGCTGGAAATGAGCGCCGAACAGCTGGCCATGCGGATCCTGGCCGACGCTTCGGGCGTGTCCTCCGACAAGCTGCGCAAGGGCGAGATCGACGCCACCGACTTCGGCAAGCTGCGCGACGCGGCGGTCGAGATCGGCGAGAGCCCCCTCTACATCGACGCCACCGGCGGTTTGTCCATGTCGAAGCTGGCGGCCCGGGCGCGGCGGCTGAAGCGGATGGAGCACGGGCTGGACCTGATCATCGTCGACTATCTTCAACTGGTCACGACCGGCGACAGCGGCGGTCAGAAGAACCGGGTGCAGGAGGTGTCCGAGATCACCGGCGGCCTGAAGGCCCTGGCCAAGGAACTGTCGGTGCCGATCATCGCCCTGTCGCAGCTGTCGCGTCAGGTGGAGCAGCGCGAGGACAAGCGGCCGCAGTTGTCCGACCTGCGCGAATCCGGCTCGATCGAGCAGGACGCCGACTGCGTGATGTTCGTCTATCGCGAAAGCTACTACCTGGGCCGGGCCGAGCCGCGCGAAGGCACCGAGGAACACCTGCAATGGCAGCAGGACATGGACCGGCTGCAAGGCCAGGCCGAGGTCGTCATCGGCAAGCAGCGCCACGGCCCCATCGGCATCGTCAAACTGGCCTTCGACGCCGAGACGGTGCGGTTCGGCAACCTGGCGCACGGCTATGAGGAAGTCAGCTACGAATAG
- the rpsR gene encoding 30S ribosomal protein S18 → MTDTTAPTPGAPAGSGAAGRRPFYRRRKVCPFSGANAPKIDYKDVKLLQRYVSERGKIVPSRITAVSQKKQRELAKAIKRARYLALLPYVVK, encoded by the coding sequence ATGACCGACACCACCGCCCCGACCCCGGGCGCCCCGGCCGGCTCCGGCGCCGCCGGCCGCCGCCCCTTCTATCGCCGCCGCAAGGTCTGCCCGTTCTCGGGCGCCAATGCGCCGAAGATCGACTACAAGGACGTGAAGCTGCTGCAGCGTTACGTCTCCGAACGCGGCAAGATCGTGCCTTCGCGCATCACCGCCGTCTCCCAGAAGAAGCAACGCGAACTGGCCAAGGCCATCAAGCGCGCCCGCTATCTGGCCCTCCTGCCGTATGTGGTGAAGTAA
- the rplI gene encoding 50S ribosomal protein L9 has translation MKVVLLERVENLGAIGDVVSVKDGFARNFLLPRDKARRATAANLKAFELDRVAIEQRNEKNKADAQKVADKIDGQTYIMIRQAGETGHLYGSVAGRDVAEAIQAEGGKVERSQIVLNTAIKNLGVHEVPVRLHAEVRASVKINIARSMDEAERQAKGEDVIRSQFDDERQAAEQSAQELIEGGAGQQEGFGDEA, from the coding sequence ATGAAGGTCGTTCTGCTGGAACGCGTCGAGAATCTCGGCGCCATCGGCGACGTCGTGTCCGTCAAGGACGGCTTCGCCCGTAACTTCCTTCTGCCGCGCGACAAGGCCCGTCGGGCCACCGCCGCCAACCTGAAGGCGTTCGAACTCGACCGCGTCGCCATCGAGCAACGCAACGAGAAGAACAAGGCCGATGCACAGAAGGTCGCCGACAAGATCGACGGCCAGACCTACATCATGATCCGTCAGGCCGGTGAAACCGGTCACCTGTACGGTTCGGTCGCCGGCCGCGACGTCGCCGAGGCCATCCAGGCCGAAGGCGGCAAGGTCGAGCGTTCGCAAATCGTCCTGAACACGGCGATCAAGAACCTGGGCGTCCACGAAGTGCCGGTTCGCCTGCACGCCGAGGTCCGCGCATCGGTCAAGATCAACATCGCCCGTTCGATGGATGAAGCCGAGCGTCAAGCCAAGGGCGAGGACGTGATCCGCAGCCAGTTCGACGATGAGCGCCAGGCCGCCGAGCAATCGGCCCAGGAACTGATCGAAGGCGGCGCCGGTCAACAGGAAGGCTTCGGCGACGAAGCCTGA
- the alr gene encoding alanine racemase, translating into MPSPALLSVDLNALARNFHTLEAVTGVPVHPVVKADAYGLGAEACAKRLMAEGARTFFVARAGEGAALRTALGPEPVLYVLDGCHGEAAGLLKAADLRPVLNQPAQMKAWAEAGGGACGLQIDTGLNRLGFRPEDAPEVFDGLSLVMSHLACGDEPDQPMNRRQRDRFAGMVERYPGVTRSFANSGGCFLGPDFAFDAVRPGVCLYGGGPEGRPDERIAPVAALTAEVLLVRDVRTGESVGYSRGFVAERPMRAAVVAAGYADGVLRAYGPRGAVWVAGETRPLLGRISMDVCTVDVTGLEVAVGDRVELFGAHRPIDAAAAAAGTISYELLTAVTVRVPRAYVGQ; encoded by the coding sequence ATGCCCTCCCCCGCCCTGCTGTCCGTCGATCTGAACGCGCTCGCCCGCAATTTTCACACCCTGGAGGCCGTGACCGGCGTGCCGGTGCATCCGGTGGTCAAGGCCGACGCCTATGGCTTGGGGGCCGAGGCCTGTGCGAAACGTTTGATGGCGGAAGGGGCGCGGACCTTTTTCGTGGCGCGGGCCGGCGAAGGCGCAGCCCTGCGGACGGCGCTGGGCCCGGAGCCCGTCCTCTATGTGCTGGACGGCTGTCACGGCGAGGCGGCGGGGCTGTTGAAGGCGGCGGACCTGCGGCCCGTGCTGAACCAGCCGGCGCAGATGAAGGCCTGGGCCGAGGCCGGCGGCGGAGCCTGCGGCCTACAGATCGACACCGGCCTGAACCGGCTGGGCTTCCGGCCGGAGGATGCGCCCGAAGTCTTTGACGGGCTGAGCCTGGTCATGAGCCACCTGGCCTGCGGCGACGAACCGGACCAGCCGATGAACCGGCGCCAGCGTGACCGGTTCGCGGGCATGGTCGAACGCTATCCGGGCGTGACGCGGTCCTTCGCTAATTCGGGCGGCTGTTTCCTGGGGCCGGACTTCGCCTTCGACGCGGTGCGGCCGGGCGTCTGCCTGTACGGCGGTGGACCTGAGGGCCGGCCGGACGAGCGGATCGCCCCCGTCGCCGCTCTGACGGCGGAGGTCCTGCTGGTGCGCGACGTGCGGACGGGCGAGAGCGTCGGCTATTCGCGCGGTTTCGTGGCCGAACGACCGATGCGGGCGGCTGTGGTCGCGGCGGGCTATGCGGACGGGGTCCTGCGGGCCTATGGGCCGCGCGGCGCGGTCTGGGTCGCAGGCGAGACCCGGCCGCTGCTGGGCCGGATCTCGATGGACGTCTGCACGGTCGATGTGACCGGGCTGGAGGTCGCGGTCGGCGACCGGGTCGAACTGTTCGGGGCGCATCGCCCCATCGATGCGGCGGCGGCGGCGGCGGGGACCATCAGCTATGAACTGCTGACCGCCGTAACCGTCCGCGTTCCCCGCGCCTATGTCGGTCAATAA
- the rpsF gene encoding 30S ribosomal protein S6, whose protein sequence is MALYEHTVMTRQDISAQQAEALNDTIKDLIVQGGGSVAKIEYWGLRNLTYRVKKNRKAHYSLLAVDAPPAAMAEVERQLGINEDVLRWLTVRVEELDLELSPLLARRERERERERERTPRDDAAADAE, encoded by the coding sequence ATGGCTCTTTACGAGCACACGGTCATGACGCGCCAGGATATCTCGGCGCAGCAGGCCGAAGCGCTGAACGACACCATCAAGGACCTGATCGTGCAAGGTGGCGGTTCCGTCGCCAAGATCGAGTACTGGGGTCTGCGCAACCTGACGTACCGCGTGAAGAAGAACCGCAAGGCTCACTATTCGCTGCTGGCCGTCGACGCCCCTCCGGCCGCCATGGCCGAAGTCGAGCGTCAGCTGGGCATCAACGAAGACGTGCTGCGTTGGCTGACCGTCCGCGTCGAGGAACTCGACCTGGAACTGTCGCCGCTGCTGGCCCGCCGCGAGCGTGAACGCGAGCGTGAGCGCGAGCGCACCCCGCGCGACGACGCCGCCGCTGACGCCGAATAA